A genome region from Pseudanabaena sp. Chao 1811 includes the following:
- a CDS encoding response regulator gives MPAPNSPPLILVVEDAPDNQVLVEQVFQDSGYNVTCIQDGQAALDWLEKNHPDLILLDLSLPEIDGWEIARQLKASDRTSNIPIVAVTAHAMKGDKESAIASGCDDYLTKPLDIDLLEACVKQWLDRK, from the coding sequence ATGCCCGCACCTAACAGCCCGCCGCTAATTTTAGTGGTCGAAGATGCCCCTGACAACCAAGTTTTGGTGGAGCAGGTGTTTCAAGATTCAGGCTATAACGTCACCTGTATCCAAGATGGTCAAGCGGCGTTAGATTGGCTAGAAAAAAATCACCCCGATCTAATTTTGCTTGATCTATCTTTGCCAGAAATCGATGGCTGGGAAATTGCGAGACAACTCAAAGCTAGCGATCGCACATCGAATATTCCGATTGTGGCGGTAACTGCTCATGCAATGAAAGGTGATAAGGAATCGGCGATCGCTTCGGGTTGTGATGATTATCTGACAAAGCCTTTAGATATTGATTTGTTAGAAGCCTGTGTCAAACAATGGCTAGACAGGAAATAA